TCGACCGACAGATCTTTCAGGAAGGTGACACGTTTCCAAACGGTCGCCGGCGGATCGTTGGGATCGGCCGTTTTGCCGGTGCGGGCGAACTGCTCTTTCAACGCTTCCGAAACGGCCGGGTCTCCCTGACCCCAAGTGAAGGTCTCGGTGATGATCTTATCGACCTCAGGCTGCTCCAGTTCGGCGTAGATTTCACGGTTGTCGGTCGGCATTTGGTCGTACAGCGTCCATGTGCCGCCGCGGTTGATCAGTTGAGCTTGTTGCTGGGTGAGCGGCAGAGCCGGTTCGAGCGTGACGTTGGGGAAGTTGGTCATCGTGACGATGAACTCGCCCAGGTAAACGCCTGGCAGCACAATTCCATCGGGCCGAGGGACTTCGCCAAACGCATACAGCACCGTGTCGATGTCGAGCGAACGATCTTGAGAGGGAACTGGCGCCATCGGATTGGTCGGATCGGGCTGCCGAGTCGGCATCACGACTTCGATCGAGTTTTGGGCTAATTGACCCGCCTGACAACCGCGCCAGACGCGACCGCGAGCATGCATCACTCGTTTTAGTTCGGCGTTGGCGGTCAAGATGGAACCGATCGGATCGTCGGTCGAGACCAGTTGGCCGGTCATTTCATTGATTGCAGCGCCGGTTTCCAGCACTTCCACTTCGGTTTCGAGACGAGCATGCATCTCGGCTTTGTTTTGATAGTCGGCGCGCCACGCGGCTTGAGTCTTTAAGACCAACGAACTGAGAACGACAAACGCGAACGCCGCAAAGAAGCAACAGAACGTGGCTAGCACGGTGACGATATGCCAGGTCTGAAAGTTGAGATACGACAAGATCCCAAACAGCAGCACCAGCACCGCGATCACGATGTAGAAAATTGTCATGTCAGATCTTTGGCTCGAGCGGAGAAGATAGCCGGATGCGGATCGCAAGTGACGCCGTCAAAGTTGACGGGTCCTACTAGTGTAATTCCTATGTCAGCCCTGAAGCGGAAATTCTGCGGAAATCGAGGGCGCATAAGATGGGACGATAATAGACTAGGAAAAATGGGTAGTCAAGTTTGTCTGTGCTGGATTAATTCCATAACCTCTTAATAGCATAGCACTTCCGTCGCTGTGTGGCGCAGAATTCGTCCAACATCGGGGCTGTGCTCCCCCCTGACGGCTACTTGGTGCTTCTCGTGAAGCCATAGCCCTCTCTGCGGCGGTCGCGGACGATTCTGCCTGAATGATTCAAGTGAGAACGCTTTCCGAGACGAATCATCCCGACAGGGAATCGTTTCATTCGGAATGATTCATACGATCCGATGTCGCCGGGCTGATTGCCTGACGACTACCGAAAGTGCAAAGGGGACCGGCATGCAGGCCGATCAATCCGCCGCTAGTCGCTGGCGAATCTTCGCTCGTTTGGCCGAATCGACAGGCCGGCTCGACCGGTTCGTCCGTCGAGCGCTGGCCGATGCGCTTTCCGAAGCCGCGTTAAGCGAAAACGAATTTCTGGTGCTGGCCGCCTATGACGCCGAAACAAATCCTCCTTCGCAGCGCCAATTGGCCGATCGCCTGGCGGTTTCGCCGGCGCAGATCAGCGCAATTGTCGAGAGGTTACGTCAGCGCGAGTGGATCGACTCGCAGCGAGACCCGCATGATCGCCGTCGCCAGCAGTGGAGTTTAACGACGGCCGGAGTTCAGATCGTGCGTACCGCCGGTGAGGCGATCGCCGCTCGATGGAGCGAACTGGATGAAGTTCACCCATGTTCTCCGCTGGCCGCCGAAGCGTTGCGCCATGCGACGCAGTTGCATGAGTCAACGATTGTTCCCGCCTCCTTCTCCTCATCTTCTTCCCACTCGGCCGAGCGCGCGGCCTAAACCCGGAAACGGTTTGATGAAACAATATTACGACCTGATACGACCTGGATCGTGCGGCGCCGCTTTGGCGCGTGCCGCCGCATATCTGGCGTTATTGGTATTGGTCGCCGGCTGTTTTCGAACGCGTGGTTTTTATCATGGCCAGGCCGACGCCGATGCGTATTACTTGATCGATCAAAAGGCGAGCGATCCACGCTGGGAATTGCCGGGCTACTCGGTTTATCCGAATCCGGAGTCGCGCATGTACGACCAGTACTCCGAAGACTTTCCGCCGCAACCGCTGGATGATCCGACGTCGAACGAGCTGATGTATCACGTCGATGGCAAAAAGAACTATCAGAAGTGGACCAAGAACGGCGTGATCGCTTCGGTCGAGAATCCGGCCTGGCTCGCGTATCTGCCGATCAGCGACGATGGCACGCTGCAACTAAATGATGATCGCGTCGTCGAATTGGCGCGGCTCAATTCGCGCGACTATCAGACCGAAGTGGAAGATTTGTATCTCTCGGCGTTGGATGTCAGCTTCCAACGTTTCCGCTTCGACGCCCAGTTCTTCGGCGGTTATGAAACGTTTTTTACGGCCGATGGACCGCAGCGGAGCGGAGGAGGATCTCATAGTCAGCTGGAAGCGAATACTCGCAATATGCAGATGGAAAAACTGTTCGCATCGGGCGGCGAGTTGGTGGTCGGTTTCGCCAATCAGCTGGTATGGGAGTTCTCGGGGCCGAATACGCATTCGGTCAATTCGTTGATCGACTTTTCGTTGGTTCAGCCGTTGCTGCGCGGCGGCGGTCGTCGCGTGATCCTCGAGCAACTGACGCAGTCAGAGCGTGATCTGTTGGCCAACGTTCGCCAGATGGAGCGATTCCAACGCGGCTTCTATTTAGAGATCGTCGCCGGGCGTTCGGCCGGACCAGGGCCGAACGCCGGAGGAATTGGCTTTCCCAGTATCGGCGCCAGCGGTTCGTTCTCGGCCGGCGGTTATATGGGGCTGCTGCAAACGGAACAAAACATCCGAAACCAAGAGGCGAATATCGCAGGACTGCGAAGCAGCTTGACGCAGTTAGAGTCGTACTTCGAGTCGGGACGTATCGACTCGTTTCAGGTCGAGCTGACGCGTCAGGCGCTCTTTCGCGAACAAAGTTCGTTGTTGGCCAATCGCGCCTCGTTCGCCAATCGCTTGGACCTCTACAAGATCAATCTTGGCTTGCCGCCTGAGTTGCCGGTGAAGCTGGATGTCGATCCCTTTTTCAATCAGTTCAATTTGATTGAGCCGTCGTTCACACGCGTGCAAAACCAACTGACCAACATTCAGGTTGAGCTGGGCGAATCGGTGATCGGCATGTTGCCTGATCCGAATGGACTCGAACTCGATCCCAATCAACCGCTGTTGCCGGAACTGGTCTGGAACGAACAGACTCAAGCGACCTTCTCCGGCATCGTCGCCAAGCTAGAGCTGATTCAAGAGTTGCGCGGTCGCGTGGCGATCGAGTTTGCACCGTTGGTCGCCGAGGATGTCGACGGCCTGCGCGCGATGCTGCCCAAACGAGTCGCTGAGCTGACCGAGATTCAGCGGCAATTGGCCGAGTATGGAACGCAAAACGGAAAACCGACATCGCAAGAGTCGGTCACCAACGGCGTGCTCAGTACAGGGCGCCTGACCCGCTTGCCAGACCAGTTGGATGCGATTCAACACGACTTGAACGAAGATTTCGCATTGCATGGCGAAACGCTCGACAAATTGATCGCCGACATTCGCCAGCTGCAGGAAGACGCGCCAAGCTTGACTCCGCAGGCGCTCTTTCAGCGGGCGCAAGAGGAAGTGTTTGGCCAGGCTCCTAGCGAGATCTCGGCGTTGATTAGCGACGTGCTCGGTTTGTCGCTGGTGCAAGCTCGCGCACGAACGGAGTCGATCACGTTGACCAATGTCGAGATTAGTTCCGACGAGGCGCTCGACATTGCTCGCGAGAATCGCCGTGACTGGATGAACGCGCAAGCGGCGCTGGTCGATTCGTGGCGACAGATCGGCTTCTTCGCGAATGACCTCGAGGCCGACCTCGACGTCGTCTTCTCGGGCGATATCGGAAACCTGGGGAAGAACGGGGTCAAATTCAACTCAGACAATGGACGGCTGCGAGTCGGTCTGCAATGGGACGCGCCGGTGACGCGTCTCCTCGAACGGAACAACTATCGCGAGTCGCAAATCGCTTACGAGCGGACGCGTCGCCAATATTATGAATTTCGTGATCTCGTATCGCGTGGGTTGCGTGACACGATTCGTACGATCGACGTGAACAAGATCAACTTCGAGCTGCGTCGCGCCGCGGTGCAGGTCGCGATCTCACAGGTCGAACGGACGCAATTACGTCTGCAAGAGCCGTCGAAGCCAAATCAAGACCAGCAAAAATTTGATTCGTCGACCGCGCGTGACTTGATCAATGCGCTCGACAGCCTGGTCAGTGCGCAGAACGACTTTTTGGGGGTCGCCGTCAATTACGAAATTTTGCGACGGAGTTTGGATCTCGATATGGGAACGATGCAGCTGGATGATCGCGGCATCTGGATCGACCCAGGTCCGCTGGACGCGACGTCGTGGCGCATGCGATCGCATCACTTGAGCGGAGAAGGCGTGGAGATGATCGAAACCCCCAATCCGACCGAGCCGCTCTTGCCGATCAATCCAGATGAAAATCTGGACGGAGTGCGCGAGTTAGAAGCGATGCCGCTCGAGCTGCGACCTCCGTTGCCGGCAGCGGATGATGGCATTTTGGACGACGTCATCCCACCGCCGAAACCTCGCTAGGGCTAGCAGGTTGCGGTGATATCGCGTGAATATTCGGGTGGAATCACAATTTCACCCAGAATCTTTGTCGAAATTTGCGTGGAGCTCGCCATGGCGAGCGTTTAGTGATCTATCTCACTTTAAAAAAAGTGGGACGATCGAAACTCTTGACGTGGTCAAGGGTTAAATAGTGTTGCGGCACGGTTGTCGCCAGCAGAAGTTCTGCGCAGAGGAGCGGTTTACACGTCGATTTTTGCGGGTGACTTGCCCTCGTTTGTCGACTACAATTCAGGGCTACACGCCCTGCCTCCATCCCACCCACTCGCATGCAAGCACGCGTGCGACCCACCCTACGAGCACACGATGACAGCATCAAACACTGTTCATTCGCTGGGGGTCTCGGCCAAAGGTCGTCGAGGATCGACGACTCGTTTGGTGGTTGCCTTACTAGCTGTGGTTAGCGTCGTTGTCGGCGCCGCGTTCTATTGGAATCGACCGAAGGCCAAAGGGGTCGTCGCTTCCAACGAACTGTTTCATACCATTGATCGCAGCGCGTATCTGCATGATGTCGTCGAACGGGGCGAAGTCGAGAGTGCGAGCAACGTGGAAGTGAAGTCGGAAGTTCGCAGCTATCGCACGACCAATTCGTTCGAGATCTTGTGGGCGATCGAAGAAGGGGCTTCTGTCAAGAAGGGGGATCTGCTGATTCGTCTCGATTCTTCCGCGCTGGAAGAAGAGCACACGTTGCAACAGTTGGACGTGACGCAGTCGATCGCGTCGTTGGCGAAGGCCGAGAATGAATTGGCCGCCGCGCAGATCGGCATGAACGAATATGTGCTGGGAACGTTCGTCGAAGAGATGAACGAGATCGAGAGCGAAATCACGCTCGCTGAAGAGAATGTTCGCCGCGCCGAAGAATATCTCCTCTACAGCGGTCGCTTAGCGGCCAAAGGTTACGTGACTTCGCTGCAATTGCAGGGAGATCAGTTCGCGCTGAAGAAGGCGAAGATCGAGCTGGAGAAAGCGCAAACCAAGAAAAACGTGCTGAAGGAATACACCAAAGAAAAGAAGATCAAAGAACTCGACAGCGCCATCAAGGTCGCCGAAGCCGATCTGGAAGCGGCCAAAGAAAAGCTTGGGCTGGAAAACAAGATGCTCCACTTTTTTGAGGAGCAGATCTCCGCCTGCGAAATCCGCGCGCCGCAAAACGGCCAGGTCGTTTACGCCAACGTATCGAGCGGTCGTGACTCGAGCGACTTTGTGCTGGAGCCGGGCGCCAAAGTTCGCGAACGTCAGACGCTGATTCGCTTGCCTGACTACGAAGCGATGCAGATTGTTTGCGATGTCAACGAATCGCGGATCGCCCTGATCGACAAAGAGATGCCGGCGACGATCAAGCTAGACGCCTACGAAGACAGCGAGTTGATCGGCGAAGTCATTCGCGTCAACGAATATCCGACGCCGGGCCACTGGATGAGCTCGACCGTCAAGAAGTACGCGGTGACGGTGAAAGTGCTTAACCCAACGATGCAGATTCGTCCCGGTCTGACGGCGCAAGTCTCGATCCATGTCGAATCGTCGCCGGAAGAACTCCAGGCGCCGGTCCAGTCGGTATACGAACACGATGGTTCGCACTTTTGCTTTTTGCGTGACGCTTCGGGAGTTGTCAAAGCGCGTCAGGTCGAGATCGGCTCGAACAACAGCCGCTTTGTGGTCATCACCAAGGGACTGCAGCCGGGCGATCAAGTCGCGATGAATCCCCGTGGATTTTTGGACGACATTGAACTGCCGGCGATTGCGACTCCGGCCGAGAAGATCGCCGCGCGATTTGAAGAAGTGACCAGTCGAGACAAGACGACGACGGCGACCGAGACCACCGCTTCTACGCCCGCCGAGAGCGGCGCTGAAATCGAAACGGCGCAAGCTTCGACCAGCGAGCAAACGCAAAAGCGGGCCGAGGATCAAGTCGCCGAAGCGGCGACTGCAACGACAACGGCCGCCGCAGAAAATTCGGCTTCGCCAGAACGCCAACGCGCCGCCGGAGGCGGTCAGTGAAATTCGCCGTTCAGGTTGACGACCTTCGGAAGATCTACCATCTGAAGGGAGAAACGGTCCACGCGCTGCGCGGCGTTACTTTTGATGTTCCTGAAGGGGACTACGTCGCCATCATGGGGACGTCCGGTTCGGGGAAAAGTACGCTGCTCAATTTGCTCGGCTGTCTGGATCGCCCTTCGCACGGCAGCATTTTGCTGGGGGGAAGCGACACCAGCAAGTTGTCAGACGACGAACTCTCATTTTTGCGCGCTTCCCGCGTCGGCATTATCTTTCAGGCCTACAATCTGATCCAGCAGTTAAGCGTACTGGAGAATATCGAAGTGCCGCTTTATTATCGCGGCAAGGTATCGCAAGAAGATCGCCGACGCTGCAAAGAGCTGGCGTTGATGGTCGGTTTGCAGGGACGGCTGGATCATCGACCGATGCAGCTTTCTGGTGGTCAGCAGCAACGTGTCGCCGTGGCGCGCAGCCTGATCAACAATCCCGACTACATTTTGGCGGACGAACCGACCGGCAACTTGGACTCGAAAACGACCGAAGAGATCTTGTCGCTGTTTGAGCGGTTGAACAACGAAGGGCGCACGATCATTCTCGTGACGCACGAAGATGACGTATCAGAACATGCGCGCCGCGTCATGCGTTTGTCGGATGGCGAATTGGCGGAAGATCGTTTGATTGAGAATCGTCGTTCGGCATTGGCGACTTCGGCCTCTTAACGCAGAACGGGACAAAATGTTCGGCATACGAGTCTGGATACTTGGCGTCAAAAGTTTGCTGCTGCATCCGATGCGCTCGTTGCTGACGATTTTGGGCATCTTTATCGGGGTCGCCAGCGTGATTTGGCTGGTCGCTATCGGCGAAGGCATCAGCCTGAAAGCGCAAGAGCAGATCGAAGGTCTAGGCGCCGAGAACGTGCTGGTTCGCAGCGTCAAACCGCCGGCTGAATCAAACACCAGCGCTCGCGGCATTACGCCCTACGGTTTGACGCGCGACGACTTGCATCTGCTGGAAGAAACGATCCCGACCGTCGACCAGGCGATTCCAATTCGTGAGATTCGCCGCGAGTTCAGCCGCGGCCCGGTCAGCATGTTCGGGCGGTTGGTCGGTTGTACGCCGGAATATGCCGAAGTGACTCGGTTGCAAATCCAGGCAGGGCACTTTCTCTCCGACGCCGAACTGAGTGGGCGCGACAATGCCTGCGTGTTGGCGGCTGAAGTCGCGGAGAAACTCTTTGGTTTCTCCAATCCGATTGGGAAAAAGATTCACATCGAAGCCGACTACTATACCGTTGTCGGCGTGCTGAAGCCGCGTGCGGCGACGGCGGCGATCGGCGGCAGCATGTCAGGCCAAGAGTTTAACAAAGACGTCTACATTCCGATTACGACCCTTTGGCAGCGTGTCGGCGATCAGATCATGACGCGTCGTAGCGGCAGCTTTGAAGGAGAGATTATCGAATTGAATCAGATCACGCTGCGCATCAAAAAGAAGAGCGGTCTGCTGGATGTGCCTGCCGTCTTGGCGACGGCCGATGTGATTCGCTCTAGTTTGGCGCATCACGACCGAGCGAAAGACATCTCGGTGGTGGTTCCCTTAGAACTGCTGGAGCAGTCGCGACAAACGCGGCTGATGTTCATGGTCTTTATGGGGTTGATCGCGGCGATCTCGCTGCTGGTCGGCGGTATCGGGATTATGAATATCATGCTGGCGACCGTGACCGAACGGACCCGCGAAATCGGCATCCGCCGCGCGATCGGCGCCAAGCGGCGCGATATCGTGCGTCAGTTTTTGGTGGAGACGATCGTCTTGTCAGTCGTCGGCGGATTGACCGGAATTTTGGGCGGGCTCTGTTGCGTACCGGCGGTCGACCTGATGCGCTGGGGAGTGCAAAATTACGACCCCGAATTGATTGCAATGCTGCCCGATTCGATACGTGACGTTCGCCCGCAGATCGTGCTGATCTCGATTCCGATCGCCTTTGTTATTTCGGTCATCGTCGGCATCGTGTTTGGCATTTACCCGGCCCACCGCGCCGCCAATCTCGATCCGATCGAAGCGCTTCGCAGCGCGAACTAATGAGCGAAGTTGGTATGGTCGCCAACTGTCTTCCTGCGGCGGAGCGTCTACAATAGAGCGAGCCCGCATCTTCGTAGCCCGATGCGCAAGTTTTGAGGTTGCGCAATTTGGCCTGGTTGGCCGCGATAGCTCCGCTATCGGGGCCGACGAAGTCGGTAGGAGGCATTGAGCCGCGGTCGGACGAACTTCGGTGGTCGCCATACCGTTGGAAATGGCGAAAAGCCCCTGAACTGCTTACCGGGAACCAATGCCTCTTACGGCTGCGCCGCCCGGATAGCGGAGCTATCCGGGCCAACCAGGCCAAATTGCGCTTCGGGCTACGAAGACAGGAAACTGTGCAACTTTTCAGCCCCTCTTCTTCGACGAACTGCCTGTGACGCCTGACGCTCCGCTGACTATCGCTTCGATCACCGCCGGCAGCGCCGGGATGTTTTGCGGCAGTTGTATGCGCGACAATACGATCGCTCGGGCGATGCATCGCGCCGGGCACGACGTTCATTTGATCCCCACCTATACGCCGATCCGTACCGATGAAGAGAACGTCAGTGATGCGCATCTCTTTTACGGCGGCATCAACGTTTATTTGGAACAGGCGATCCCCGGGTATCGCTTCTTGCCGGGGTTTGTGACGCGTTGGCTCGATCGCCCAGCGATCATCAACTGGGCGACGTCACGGGGGATAGAGACCAGCGCGAAGAATCTGGGGGCGCTGACCCTCTCGATGCTGCGCGGCGAACATGGCAATCAACGTCAGGAAGCGGAGCGGTTGGCCGATTGGTTAGCCGATTCGGTTAAGCCGCAGGTGATTAACCTTTCCAACATTTTGATCGGCGGCTGCATCGGCGCGATTCGTCGCAAGGTCAACGCGCCGATCGTCGTGACGCTGCAAGGAGACGACATCTTT
The nucleotide sequence above comes from Blastopirellula sp. J2-11. Encoded proteins:
- a CDS encoding MarR family winged helix-turn-helix transcriptional regulator is translated as MIHTIRCRRADCLTTTESAKGTGMQADQSAASRWRIFARLAESTGRLDRFVRRALADALSEAALSENEFLVLAAYDAETNPPSQRQLADRLAVSPAQISAIVERLRQREWIDSQRDPHDRRRQQWSLTTAGVQIVRTAGEAIAARWSELDEVHPCSPLAAEALRHATQLHESTIVPASFSSSSSHSAERAA
- a CDS encoding efflux RND transporter periplasmic adaptor subunit; this encodes MTASNTVHSLGVSAKGRRGSTTRLVVALLAVVSVVVGAAFYWNRPKAKGVVASNELFHTIDRSAYLHDVVERGEVESASNVEVKSEVRSYRTTNSFEILWAIEEGASVKKGDLLIRLDSSALEEEHTLQQLDVTQSIASLAKAENELAAAQIGMNEYVLGTFVEEMNEIESEITLAEENVRRAEEYLLYSGRLAAKGYVTSLQLQGDQFALKKAKIELEKAQTKKNVLKEYTKEKKIKELDSAIKVAEADLEAAKEKLGLENKMLHFFEEQISACEIRAPQNGQVVYANVSSGRDSSDFVLEPGAKVRERQTLIRLPDYEAMQIVCDVNESRIALIDKEMPATIKLDAYEDSELIGEVIRVNEYPTPGHWMSSTVKKYAVTVKVLNPTMQIRPGLTAQVSIHVESSPEELQAPVQSVYEHDGSHFCFLRDASGVVKARQVEIGSNNSRFVVITKGLQPGDQVAMNPRGFLDDIELPAIATPAEKIAARFEEVTSRDKTTTATETTASTPAESGAEIETAQASTSEQTQKRAEDQVAEAATATTTAAAENSASPERQRAAGGGQ
- a CDS encoding ABC transporter ATP-binding protein; its protein translation is MKFAVQVDDLRKIYHLKGETVHALRGVTFDVPEGDYVAIMGTSGSGKSTLLNLLGCLDRPSHGSILLGGSDTSKLSDDELSFLRASRVGIIFQAYNLIQQLSVLENIEVPLYYRGKVSQEDRRRCKELALMVGLQGRLDHRPMQLSGGQQQRVAVARSLINNPDYILADEPTGNLDSKTTEEILSLFERLNNEGRTIILVTHEDDVSEHARRVMRLSDGELAEDRLIENRRSALATSAS
- a CDS encoding ABC transporter permease is translated as MFGIRVWILGVKSLLLHPMRSLLTILGIFIGVASVIWLVAIGEGISLKAQEQIEGLGAENVLVRSVKPPAESNTSARGITPYGLTRDDLHLLEETIPTVDQAIPIREIRREFSRGPVSMFGRLVGCTPEYAEVTRLQIQAGHFLSDAELSGRDNACVLAAEVAEKLFGFSNPIGKKIHIEADYYTVVGVLKPRAATAAIGGSMSGQEFNKDVYIPITTLWQRVGDQIMTRRSGSFEGEIIELNQITLRIKKKSGLLDVPAVLATADVIRSSLAHHDRAKDISVVVPLELLEQSRQTRLMFMVFMGLIAAISLLVGGIGIMNIMLATVTERTREIGIRRAIGAKRRDIVRQFLVETIVLSVVGGLTGILGGLCCVPAVDLMRWGVQNYDPELIAMLPDSIRDVRPQIVLISIPIAFVISVIVGIVFGIYPAHRAANLDPIEALRSAN